The following are encoded in a window of Senegalia massiliensis genomic DNA:
- a CDS encoding helix-turn-helix domain-containing protein, with amino-acid sequence MLNIEWYINNYSDLSENTLGERIRKTRLIKGMLQKEVAAVANLSPETIYNIEN; translated from the coding sequence ATACTAAATATAGAATGGTATATAAACAACTATTCTGACCTTTCTGAAAATACATTAGGGGAACGTATAAGGAAAACTAGGCTTATAAAAGGTATGCTTCAGAAAGAAGTTGCAGCTGTAGCTAACCTTTCGCCAGAAACTATATATAATATTGAAAATTAA